In a single window of the Nocardioides sp. L-11A genome:
- a CDS encoding Fur family transcriptional regulator — MTDTRPAVLRPTRQRRAITDALAQAADFQSAQEIHDSLRRTGDKVGLATVYRTLQAMAEAGDVDVRHNPAGEATYRQCSDSHHHHLVCRSCGRTVEITGSAVERWARAIADEHGFTEVSHTVELVGLCADCARRQAQRSE; from the coding sequence GTGACCGACACCCGCCCCGCCGTGCTCCGGCCGACCCGGCAGCGCCGGGCGATCACCGATGCCCTGGCCCAGGCGGCCGACTTCCAGAGCGCGCAGGAGATCCACGACAGTCTTCGGCGCACCGGCGACAAGGTCGGCCTCGCCACGGTCTACCGGACGCTCCAGGCCATGGCCGAGGCCGGCGACGTCGACGTCCGCCACAATCCGGCCGGCGAGGCGACGTACCGGCAGTGCAGCGACTCGCACCACCACCACCTGGTCTGCCGCTCCTGCGGTCGCACCGTCGAGATCACCGGCTCCGCCGTGGAGCGGTGGGCGCGGGCCATCGCCGACGAGCACGGATTCACCGAGGTCAGCCACACCGTCGAACTGGTCGGACTGTGCGCCGACTGCGCGCGGCGGCAGGCGCAGCGCTCGGAGTAG